The sequence below is a genomic window from Cedecea neteri.
ACTCCACCGAGAAGTGAATAATCGGCAGGTTTACCACACCGACCAGCACCAGAATCCCGGCGGCCCGGCCCGCAAGACGGCGATCGTCAAACGCGCTGTAAAGCGCAATGGCGCCTACGTAGAGAAACAGCAGCACCAGTTCAGAGGTCAGTCTCGCGTCCCAAATCCACCACGTACCCCACATTGGCTTCCCCCAGGCGGAGCCGGTGACCAGCGCGATAAAGGTAAACGCCGCGCCGACGGGGGCCATCGCCATCACTGCCAGATCGGCGGTTTTTATCTGCCACACCAGGCCAATAAAGGCAGCAATCGCCATGCTGGCGTAAATGCCCATCGACCACATGGCCGCCGGGACGTGCAGGTACATGATCCGGTAGCTCTGCCCCTGCTGGTAGTCCGCCGGGGCAATACCAAAGCCCCAGACGCAGCCGACCACCAGCAGCACCGCGCTGAGGATGGCCAGCCAGGGCAGCAAGCGGCCACAAAAGTGGTAGAGCCGCTCGGGTTTAGCCAGCTGATGTAATGTTTTCCACATAGGTTTTGCTCACAAAACAAAAAATAAAGTTATGCAACGCTTACCCGCAGCGCCGCCGCCGTAGCGAACGGGCTTAGCGTGGCGCTACCGGCCAGAAGCGCGCCAAGAATTGCCATATAGCCCTCCACCGGCAGATGCATCGAGGCGGCATCCATCGCGGCGGTAGCAAAAATTAATAGCGGGATAGTCAACGGCAAAACCAGCAGGCTGAGTAGCACCCCGCCCCGCTTCAGGCCAACCGTTAACCCCACACCGGGTGCGCCGAGAAAGCTCAGCGTCGGCGTTCCCAGCAGCAAAGTGGCGGCCATCACCTGCCAGCCATAAAAATCCAGCCCGAGCAACAAAGCCGCCAGCGGCGAAAGCAGTAACAACGGCAGCCCGGTCACCACCCAGTGAGCGGTCACTTTCGCCAGTACCACCAGCGGCAAAGGCACCGGTAGCAGCATCAGCTGCTCCAGCGAGCCATCCTGAAAGTCATCCCGGAACAGCCTGTCCATCGCCATTAAAGAGGCCAGTAAAGCCGCCACCCAGATAATTCCCGGCGCAATGCGCGCCAGCAGCTGCGGCTCAGGGCCAATGCCGAGCGGGAACAGGGTAATCACAATCAGGAAG
It includes:
- a CDS encoding heme ABC transporter permease encodes the protein MWKTLHQLAKPERLYHFCGRLLPWLAILSAVLLVVGCVWGFGIAPADYQQGQSYRIMYLHVPAAMWSMGIYASMAIAAFIGLVWQIKTADLAVMAMAPVGAAFTFIALVTGSAWGKPMWGTWWIWDARLTSELVLLFLYVGAIALYSAFDDRRLAGRAAGILVLVGVVNLPIIHFSVEWWNTLHQGSTNMQQSIDPSMRTPLRWTIFGFLALFITLTLMRLRNLLLLQESRRPWVLALANGKGAKS
- the ccmB gene encoding heme exporter protein CcmB, which codes for MIRRIFWRELQVVFRRGAEIANPLWFFLIVITLFPLGIGPEPQLLARIAPGIIWVAALLASLMAMDRLFRDDFQDGSLEQLMLLPVPLPLVVLAKVTAHWVVTGLPLLLLSPLAALLLGLDFYGWQVMAATLLLGTPTLSFLGAPGVGLTVGLKRGGVLLSLLVLPLTIPLLIFATAAMDAASMHLPVEGYMAILGALLAGSATLSPFATAAALRVSVA